The window ATAACAATAAAATTATGCAAAAATTCCTGCTTTACCTCCCGTACTCGGATTTTATCGACTACTATGAACATAAGGCCCTTGGAGCCATACCCATAGGATTTGTGCAGGCCGGATTTGATGTATCATTAATAGTAGGAGTAATGAGAAGTGCAAATTACCGTAAAAATAAAATAAGAATCTATGAAACTGGTAATCTGGATGACCGGTATGTTAAAACAGATGCATCATCTGGCATGGCAATAAAACCCAGATTGCTTAATTTTTTTAATATCAGTGAGTATAAAAGGGTTTTAAAAATCCTAAAAAAGGAAAATCCGGGCATTTTAATGGCATATAATAACTCAACGTTAACATGGTTAATTATGTGGCGGTATAAAATTTACTGCAGAACAAGAAAGGTAAAGACAAGATTAATATTGAAACTGGACAATGACGGTTCAGATCTTATAGGCATGAATGGGATAAGAAAAATAGCTATAAGATCATATTATAGGGTATTATCACATATATTTAACGATATAATTACAGAAACATCATGCGGATATGAAGTTTTCCATAATTTGCCTGGAGTTAAAAAAAAATTAAGGGTTGTACCAAATACGGTTTTTGATGATTTCCTAAAACACAATAATAAGGAGAGGGATAAAACTATTATCGCAGTATCCAGGATTACACCAGTAAAGGGTTTAGACATTCTGATAAAATCATTTAAGTTGATTGCAGAAAGGTATCCCGATTGGAATCTAAAAATTATAGGAGCTGTTGGTGATGTGGAATACTTTTCGTCACTTAAGGAAACATCAGGACCATCCTTTCTTGGTAAAAGAATAGTGTTCACAGGAGAGAAAACCAGGGAAGAATTAATAGATATATATGGCAAGGCTTCAATTTACTGCCTGTTTTCTGAACATGAAAGCTTTGCAATAAGCAGACTGGAAGCCATAGCCATGGGACTTTATGTTATAACCACGCCTGCAGGGTGTGCGAATGACCTTATAAAATATGGGGTACATATAATAGAAGATAATACTCCAGAATGCGGATCCAAATACATAGAAGAGGGAATAAAAGCAATAGAATCCGGCTTTTTTAAGGAGAATATCATAAAAATACCATCCTACAAGGACATAGCAGGGGAAATAGCCGATAATACAGTTAGGGTTGGATGATTTAAACTGGTGTATAATAAACAATATTTTTAATATTTGTAACTAATCCCTGATATATGAAATCTGCACTTATTACAGGCATTACAGGCCAGGACGGTGCTTACCTGGCAAAACTGCTTTTAGAGAAAAACTACAAGGTCTATGGATTATACAGAAGATTAAGCACTCCAAATTTCTGGAGGCTTCAGTCCCTAGGAATATATGACAAAATCAATTTAATTTCTGGAGACCTGAGTGATTTATCCTCCATACTGAATGCGTTCAGGGCATCAGAGCCGGATGAGGTTTACCATCTGGCTGCACAGAGCTTTGTAGAGGCATCCTTTGAGTCCCCACTGGCAACTGCAGAGGTAACAGGATTGTCAACGACTAGGATTCTTGAGGCTGTGAAGCAGTATAGCCAGAATATCAAGGTATACTATGCAGGTACCAGTGAAATGTTCGGTTCGTCCTATAATGATAAAGCATTAAATGAAAATGATGTTTTCCAGCCCATGAGCCCCTATGCAGCAGCCAAGCTATACGGCTACTGGATATCAAGGATATACAGGGAGGGCTATGGATTATTCATCTCTTCTGGAATTTTATTTAACCATGAATCTGAAATAAGGGGATTGGAATTTGTTACCAGGAAGATTGTCAATGAGGTTGCAAAGATACACTATGGATTGGAGAAGAAGATAAAGCTTGGCAATATCAGTGCCAAGAGGGACTGGGGATATGCTCCTGAGTATGTTGATGCCATGCACAGGATGCTCCAGTCAGATAAGCCCGATGACTACGTCATAGCCACAGACGAGACACACACAGTGGAGGAGTTTCTGAAGTACGCATTTGAATACATAGGCATGGACTACCATGAGTATCTTGAAATTGATAAGAGGTTTGTAAGGCCATTAGATGTTCCTGCATTAAGAGGCGATTACTCAAAAGCCAGAAAGGAACTCAAATGGGAGCCGAAAACAAAATTCCCTGAACTTGTAAAATTGATGATGAAGGCAGAACTTGAGAGGTGGGATATGTATTTAAAGGGGGAGCAATTTCCGTGGGATGTGCCCAATTATCCCAATGAGAATAACTTATTAAAAACCTATAGGGGTAATGTAAAATGATACCTGTATCAGAGCCAGACATAGGAGAAAAGGAAATAGAATACGTGGATGACGCAGTGAGGTCAGGATGGGTAAGCTCACACGGGAAATACATAGATGAGTTTGAGAAAAAATTCTCTGAATTCATAGGAACAGAATACGGATTAACAGTATCCAATGGAACAACAGCACTGCATTTAGCATTATCTGCCCTGGGAATTAAGGAAG of the Ferroplasma sp. genome contains:
- a CDS encoding GDP-mannose 4,6-dehydratase; translation: MKSALITGITGQDGAYLAKLLLEKNYKVYGLYRRLSTPNFWRLQSLGIYDKINLISGDLSDLSSILNAFRASEPDEVYHLAAQSFVEASFESPLATAEVTGLSTTRILEAVKQYSQNIKVYYAGTSEMFGSSYNDKALNENDVFQPMSPYAAAKLYGYWISRIYREGYGLFISSGILFNHESEIRGLEFVTRKIVNEVAKIHYGLEKKIKLGNISAKRDWGYAPEYVDAMHRMLQSDKPDDYVIATDETHTVEEFLKYAFEYIGMDYHEYLEIDKRFVRPLDVPALRGDYSKARKELKWEPKTKFPELVKLMMKAELERWDMYLKGEQFPWDVPNYPNENNLLKTYRGNVK
- a CDS encoding glycosyltransferase family 4 protein, which codes for MQKFLLYLPYSDFIDYYEHKALGAIPIGFVQAGFDVSLIVGVMRSANYRKNKIRIYETGNLDDRYVKTDASSGMAIKPRLLNFFNISEYKRVLKILKKENPGILMAYNNSTLTWLIMWRYKIYCRTRKVKTRLILKLDNDGSDLIGMNGIRKIAIRSYYRVLSHIFNDIITETSCGYEVFHNLPGVKKKLRVVPNTVFDDFLKHNNKERDKTIIAVSRITPVKGLDILIKSFKLIAERYPDWNLKIIGAVGDVEYFSSLKETSGPSFLGKRIVFTGEKTREELIDIYGKASIYCLFSEHESFAISRLEAIAMGLYVITTPAGCANDLIKYGVHIIEDNTPECGSKYIEEGIKAIESGFFKENIIKIPSYKDIAGEIADNTVRVG